Proteins found in one Syntrophorhabdales bacterium genomic segment:
- a CDS encoding uroporphyrinogen decarboxylase family protein, whose amino-acid sequence MGDTNAGAFAAREKRVRDAVELKISDRIPIIVRYGFFPARYAGITMQEFMYDAEKLWDSQWKTIADFPSDMVQNPYPARLLGPLLDILDSNQVKWPGGTLPSDISFQFVEEEYVKAEEYPALLSDPSDFIVRRYWPRIFGALKGLENLTPLHGMLSYSSLVADTAAFGMAEVANALDALKKAGEQSRNVAAYGRKFTQRAKELGFPIEMGASTQAPFDTIGDFFRGTKGIMLDMYRRPDMVLKACETFLPFAVQRAVAGAGASGNPRVFIPLHKGADGFMSREQFLKFYWPTLQKLMVALIEKDLTPCPFIEGDYTSRLDIIRDIPAGKAMYTFEATDIFQAKKILGDRVCIRGNVPGSLLATSTPDHVKNYCRKLMQTLGSDGGFILDTATSLDDAKPENVRAMFEAAGVYDTAK is encoded by the coding sequence ATGGGTGATACGAACGCAGGGGCCTTTGCCGCACGCGAAAAGCGGGTCAGGGATGCCGTAGAGTTAAAAATTTCCGACAGGATTCCCATTATAGTCCGTTACGGCTTTTTCCCCGCCCGCTATGCTGGTATTACCATGCAGGAGTTCATGTATGATGCGGAGAAACTATGGGATTCGCAATGGAAAACGATAGCGGACTTTCCGTCGGACATGGTGCAAAATCCCTACCCCGCCCGTCTTCTGGGCCCGCTCCTTGACATACTTGATTCAAACCAGGTCAAATGGCCCGGCGGCACGTTGCCGTCAGACATCTCCTTTCAGTTTGTCGAAGAAGAGTACGTGAAAGCAGAAGAGTATCCCGCACTCCTGTCAGACCCATCTGATTTCATTGTCAGGCGCTATTGGCCGAGAATATTTGGCGCCCTCAAGGGACTTGAAAACCTTACCCCCCTCCACGGTATGCTCAGCTACAGCAGTCTTGTGGCTGATACGGCGGCTTTCGGAATGGCCGAGGTGGCGAATGCGCTGGATGCTTTGAAGAAAGCGGGTGAGCAATCCAGAAACGTTGCGGCCTACGGCAGAAAGTTTACTCAACGGGCAAAAGAGCTCGGCTTCCCTATCGAGATGGGAGCGAGCACTCAGGCTCCATTCGACACCATTGGCGATTTTTTCAGGGGTACAAAAGGCATCATGCTTGATATGTACCGGCGGCCCGACATGGTGCTCAAAGCCTGTGAAACCTTCCTCCCTTTTGCTGTCCAAAGGGCTGTCGCAGGTGCCGGCGCCTCAGGGAACCCTCGTGTTTTCATACCGCTTCACAAGGGCGCCGACGGATTTATGTCCCGGGAGCAGTTCCTGAAGTTTTATTGGCCCACCCTGCAGAAGCTCATGGTGGCGCTTATAGAGAAAGACCTCACACCGTGTCCGTTCATAGAGGGTGATTACACGTCCCGCCTCGACATCATCAGAGACATACCGGCCGGCAAAGCGATGTACACCTTCGAGGCAACAGACATCTTCCAGGCAAAGAAGATCCTTGGCGACAGGGTGTGCATCAGAGGAAATGTGCCCGGGTCACTTCTTGCCACAAGCACGCCGGACCATGTGAAGAATTACTGCAGAAAACTGATGCAGACTCTTGGGAGTGATGGCGGCTTCATACTGGACACTGCCACGAGTCTCGACGACGCAAAGCCCGAAAACGTGCGCGCGATGTTTGAGGCGGCAGGCGTGTACGACACGGCCAAGTAG